The Mycolicibacterium fluoranthenivorans genomic interval CCCTACGGCTACCTGGGGCAGAACGGCCCCTACGCGCAGGTCGCCCAGATGTACGCCGCCGCATACGGTTACGACGAGTCGGCGATGGCCAAGATCGTCGTCGACCAACGGGTCAACGCCAACCACACCCCGGGCGCGGTGTTCAAGGACAAACCGCTGACCATCGCCGAGGTGCTCGACAGTCCCATCATCGCGTCACCGCTGCACATGCTCGAGATCGTGATGCCGTGCATGGGCGGTTCGGCGGTGCTGGTCACCAGCGCGGAACTGGCCCGTAAGAGCCGTCACCGGCCGGTGTGGGTGAAGGGCTTCGGCGAGCGGGTGCCCTACAAGTCACCCGTCTACGCGGCAGACCCGTTGCAGACCCCGATGGTCAAGGTCGCCGGGTCGGCCTTCGGTATGGCGGAACTGACTCCCGCCGATATGGACATGGTGTCGATCTATGACTGCTACACCATCACCGCGCTGCTCACCCTCGAAGACGCCGGCTTCTGCGAGAAGGGCAAGGGGATGCAATTCGTCACCGACCACGACCTCACGTTCCGCGGCGACTTCCCGATGAACACCGCGGGCGGCCAGTTGGGCTACGGCCAGCCCGGCAATGCCGGTGGGATGCACCATATCTGCGATGCCGCCCGGCAGTTGATGGGTCGAGCCGGCCAGACCCAGGTGCCCGACTGTCACCGCGCCTTCGTCTCGGGCAACGGCGGTGTGCTGAGCGAACAGGAAGCGCTCGTCTTGGAGGGCGACTAGATGACCATTCCGTTGAGCAGGCCGCTTCCGCTGGCCACGCCGACCTCCGCGCCCTTCTGGGAGGGGTTGCGGCGCCACGAGATCTGGATCCAGTACTCGCCGTCGTCGGGCGCGTACGTGTTCTACCCTCGGGTCCTGGCGCCCGGCACCCTGGCCGATGACCTGGAATGGCGCCAGATCTCGGGCGCGGGAACGGTCGTCAGTTTCGCTGTCGCGCAGCGGCCCGTCGCGCCGCAGTTCGCCGACGCCGTGCCACACCTGCTCGGGGTCGTGCAGTGGCGGGAAGGGCCGCGGCTGGCCACCGAGTTCGTCGGCATCGACGCCGACGAACTGCGGGTGGGGATGCCGGTCACCCCGGTGTTCACCGACATCCCCGGCGACGAACCGGACGCCGGGGTGACACTCTTGCACTACACCGCAGGCTAGGGAGGGCCCACACCGTGGCATTGGCGCTGACCGACGAACAGGTGCAGATCACCGACGCGATGGCAGGTTTCGCGGCCAGGCACGGCGGTCTGGAGCTGACCCGGTCGCAGTTCGACGAGCTCGCGGCCGGGGGGCGGCCGGGGTTCTGGGCTGCACTGGTGGATCAGGGCCTGCACGCGGTACACCTGCCCGAACACATCGGGGGACAGGGTGGCGGCCTGGCCGAGGCCGCCTGCGTCATCGACGCCGCCGGCTACGGCCTGCTGCCCGGAGCGCTGCTACCGACCGTGATCGCCGGGGCGGTGGCCGCGACCGCGGAACCGGGAACCGGCACCGAGCGGCTGCTCGGCGATATCGTGGCCGGTCACCCGGCGACGCTGATCCTGCCGCAGGCCGGGCAGCTGCGCGCGGCCGCCATCGACGGCGGCTGGTCGTTGTCAGGTGCCGTCGGCCCGGAGATCGGCCTGTGTGGGGCCGAACGGGTCATCGTCAGTGCGGGCACCGATTCCGGTGCGCTGCACTGGTTCGTCCTCGACACCGCCACGGCCGGGGTGCACGTGGCGGCGCAGACCCCCACCGACCTGACCCGTGATGTGGGCGTGCTGCAGATCGACGGTGTGCGCGTCGGTGTCGACGATCTGCTCACCGGTATCGATGCGGTGCGTGCCCGATGTATCGCCGTGAGCCTGCTGGCGGCCGAAGCCGCCGGTATCGCCCGCTGGTGTGTGGACAACGTGGTGGCCTACCTGAAGGTCCGGGAACAGTTCGGCCGGCCCATCGGGTCGTTTCAGGCCCTCCAGCACAAAGCCGCGATGCTGTTCATCAACAGTGAGCTGGCCGCCGCGTCGGCGTGGGACGCGGTCCGCGCCGCGGACCAGCCCGTGCCCCAGCACCATATCGCCGCCGCCGGCGCCGCCATCGTGGCGGTCTGTCGGCTGCCCGAGCTGGTGGTCGACGCGCTGACCATGTTCGGCGCCATCGGCTACACCTGGGAGCACGATCTGCATCTGTACTGGAAACGCGCGATCAGCCTGGCCGCCGCCGTGGGATCGCGCTCCGAATGGGCGCACGCCCTGGGCGATCCGAGCTGGCCGGGACGCGATTTCAGCATCGAGATCGATGACGTGGAACCGGATTTCCGGGCCATCGTCGCCTCGGCCCTGGACCGTGCGGCGCAGTTGAGCAACGACACCCCGGGCCGGCAGAACCCGGAATACGCGGAGTTCTGGACCGGGCCGCAGCGGACCGCCCTGGCGGACACGGGCCTGGTCGCGCCGTACCTGCCCGCGCCGTGGGGACTGGATGCCAGTCCCGTCCAACAGTTGATCATCGACGAGGAGTTCGAGAAGCGGCCGAATCTGGTCCGCCCGTCACTGGGCATCGCGCAGTGGATCCTGCCGACCGTGCTGGCCGCCGGATCCGATGCGCAGCGGTCGCAGTTCGCCGATCCGACACTGCGCGGCGAGATCGGCTGGTGCCAGCTGTTCTCCGAGCCCGGCGCGGGGTCCGATCTGGCGTCGTTGTCGACGCGGGCCACCAAGACGGACGGCGGCTGGCTGGTGAACGGGCAGAAGGTCTGGACCTCGTCGGCGCAGCGTGCCGACTGGGGCGCTCTGCTGGCCCGCACCGATCCGGATGCCAAGAAGCACAAGGGAATCGGGTACTTCCTGGTGGACATGACGACACCGGGCATTCGGGTGCGGCCGTTGCGCACGGCAAGCGGTGAGGAACACTTCAACGAGGTGTTCTTCGACGACGTCTTCGTGCCCGACGCCATGCTGGTGGGGGAGCCGACCGCCGGCTGGTCGCATGCGCTGGCGACTATGGCCAACGAGCGGGTCGCCATCGGCGCCTACATCAAACTGGACAAGGAGAGCGAACTGCGCACGCTGGCAAGCCGGTCCGGCGCAGACGCGGGCGCGGTCCGGCAGGCTCTCGGTGAGGTCAGGGCCGGGTCGAATGCCATTGGCGCGCTGGCCGTTCGGGACACCCTCAATCGGCTGGCGGGCCACGGGCCCGGGCCGGCCTCCAGCGTCGGCAAGGTGGCGACCGCGCAGATCGTGCGGCGGGTCACCGCCGATGCGCTGGCTTTCAGCGGGCGTGCGGCGATGGTGGGCGGTGGCGAGCACTCGGCCGTGGCGCAGAGTCTGATGATGCCCGCCGAGGTGATCGGCGGTGGCACCGTCGAGATCCAGCTGAATATCATCGCGACGATGATCCTGGGACTGCCGAAGAATTGAGGTCCGATGACCGCGAGCACGGACTTGCCGGGCTACAAACAGGCGCGCCGGTCGCAGATCGTGGCGGCGGCGCTGGCGGCGCTCAAGGTGCACGACTATGAGCAGATCCAGATGCGGGACGTCGCCGTCGCGGCCGATGTCGCGCTGGGCACGCTCTACCGCTACTTCAGTTCCAAGGAGCACGTCTACGCCGCCGTGCTGATGGAGTGGGCGCAGCCGGTGTTCGACGACACCGCCCGGGACGATCGCCCGGCCGAGCGCCGGGTGCGGCAGAAGGTGCGCAATATCATCACCAGCTTCGAGCGCTGGCCCGCCTTCTTCAAGGTGTGCATGCTGTTGCAGAACACCACCGATGCCAACGCCCAGCCGTTGATGCAGCAGTTCGCCGAAACCGCTCAGCGCACTCTGGCGGCGGACTTCGCTTCGCTGGGACACCAGGAGTCGTTCGATACCGCAATCATGTTGTGGGGCATCGTCAGCACCATGCTGTCCGGAACGATCCACAACGGCTACCCGATCGGGGACGCTTACCGGGTGGCCGACGCGTTCATCGACCTGGTGGCCCCCCGGCTGCCCGCCGATCAGCGCTCGGCGACCACCGGAGGCTGATGAGCCCGCACCGGTGGTAGGGGCCCGGCGAACTTCTCCACCTGCACCAGCACGTGCGCGCCGGTGCAGCCCCGCGCCAAGGCGGATGTCCCGACATCGTCGGTGAGCACGTTCGGGTTGCCGTGCACACACAGCGCATCCGGGTCCGCCGGGTCCAGCGGGTCGAACCAGGCACCCGTCGACAGCTGGACCGCCCGGGGGCGCACACCGGCGTCGGTGACCACTCCGGCCAGACATGCGCCCCGGTCGTTGTACACCCGCACCACGTCGCCGTCGGTCACTCCGCGTTCGGCGGCATCCTCGGGGTGCATCCGGATGGGTTCGCGCCCAGACACTTTCGATCCCTGGCTGAGTGCGCCGGTGTCGAGCTGGCTGTGCAGGCGGGATGCGGGCTGGTTGGCCAGCAGGTGCAGCGGGAAGCTGGCGGCCCGAGCGCCGCCGAGCCATTCGGTGGGTTCGAACCAGGCCGGATGGCCCACGCAGTCGGCGTAACCGAAACCATCGATATCGGCCGAGAAGATCTCGATGCGCCCACTCGGGGTGTTCAACCGGTGGGTGTGCGGATCGGCGCGGAAGTCCGACAGCAGGGTCAGCCCGGGTTCGGTGGGCAGGCGCAGCTGACCGTCGGCCCAGAACTGGTCGAAGGTCGGTGCCGCGAAATCGAGGCCGGCCGCCCATTTCTCGTACATGTGCTGCAGCCACTGCCGCGCGGTGCGGCCCTGGGTGAACTGGTCGCCCACCCCGAGACGCTCGGCCAGGGCGGCGAAGGTGTCGTAGTCGTCCCGGGACGCGGCGTAGGGCTCGGTCAGCGCGCGCATCGCGACCAGCAGCGGGTCGTTACGCGACCCCGAATAGTCTTCGCGCTCATAGGCGGTGGTCGAGGGCACGACGATATCGGCGTGTTTGGCCATCGCCGTCCAGTACGGGTCGTGCACGACGACGGTGTCCGGCCGGGCCAGGGCGCGCCGCAGCCGCGGGATGTTCTGGTGGTGATGGAACGGGTTCCCGCCGGCCCAGTACACCAGCCGGATATCGGGGTAGGTCAGCCGCTGCCCGTTGTAGTCGTACTCCTGCCCGGGGTGCAGCAGCATATCGCTGATCGCGGCGACCGGGATGAACGTCGACACCGGATTGGGGCCCTGGGGCAGCACGGGCAGCCGGTAGCGCAACGGGGCGAGGCCCGGTTCGTTCATCGAGCCGTAGCCGTGCCCGAATCCGCCACCGGGCAAGCCGATCTGGCCGAGCATCGCGGCCAGCGTCAGGCCCATCCACGGGGCCTGCTCGCCGTGCCGGATGCGCTGGAGCGACCAGCTGACGGTGACCAGGGTGCGGGCGGCGGCCATCCGGCGGGCCAGCGCGGTGATGGTCTCGGCGGGCAGTCCGCTGAGGGCCGACGCCCAGGCAGGTGACTTCGGGACGCCGTCGTCGCTGCCGAGCAGGTAGCGCTCGAACCGGTCGTACCCGGTGCAGTAGGTGTCCAGGAACTCCCGGTCCGCGAGGTTCTCGGTGGCCAGCACATGGGCCAGCGCCAGCATGATCGCCACATCGGTACCGGGTACCGGTGCGTGCCATTCGTAGTCGCCCTCGACATCGTCGCGCAGTGGGGAGAAGGACACGATGTGCCCGCCGCGGTCGCGGAACCGGCGCAGTGCCGCACGGGCCGGATGTGCCGTGGTGCCACCGTGATTGATGCCGGTGTTCTTGAGTGCGACACCGCCGAAGCAGACCAGCAGCTCGGTGTGCTCGACGATGACATCCCATCCGGTGGAGCGTTTGAACAGGTCGTCGTGGGTGCCGACCACCCGCGGCATGATGACCCCGGTGGCGCCCAGGCTGTACGAGTGGCGCGACGAGGTGTAGCCGCCGAGCAGTTTGAGGAACCGGTGCACCTGGCTCTGGGCGTGATGGAAGCGCCCGGCGCTGGCCCAGCCGTAGGACCCGCCGTAGATGGCCTCGTTGCCGTGGATGTCGATGACGCGGCGCAGTTCGTCGGCAAGGAGTTCGGTGAGTTCGTCCCACGTGACCGCGACGAATTCGTCGGCACCGCGGGCGCCGCTGGGCCCGGGCCCGTCGTCCAGCCAGCCGCGACGCACGGCCGGCCCCGCCACCCGAGCCCGGTGCCGCAGCGAACCGGGGAGGTTCGCCAACAGTGGCGAGGGATCGGTGTCGGTGGCCATCGGCGTCACGGCCGAGATGTCACCGGCGTGCAGTTCGGCGGTGAAGGCACCCCAATGCGAGTGGCTGGCGCGTGACACGCACCAATCCTAGGGTGGTGGGCCCACCGTCCGACCAACCATCTGGTTGGTATGTTGGGCGCCACACACCCGAAATCCAGTACCGGAGGTCACACCATGGGCGTCGTCAAGTTCGAGCGCACCCTGTTCGAACCGGAGCACGACCTGTTCCGCGAGTCCTACCGCGCATTCCTCGACCGGCACGCCGCACCGTTCCAAGAAGAATGGGAGAAGGCCAAGATCGTCGACCGCGAGGTCTGGCGCGAGGCCGGTAAGCAGGGCTTTCTCGGTATGGCCGTACCCGAGGAGTACGGCGGCGGGGGCAACCCGGACTTCCGCTACAACGTCGTCGTCACCGAGGAGACCAGCGCGGGCCGGCACAGCGGTCTGGGTTTCACCCTGCAGAACGACGTCATCGCGCCCTATTTCCTGGAGCTCGCCGATGAGGAACAGAAGAAGCGCTGGCTGCCCGGATTCTGCAGCGGCGAATTGATCGCGGCGATCGCAATGACCGAACCGGGCACCGGAAGCGACCTGCAGGGCATCAAGACCCGGGCGGTCAAGCACGGCGACCATTACGTGCTCAACGGTGCGAAGACGTTCATCACCAACGGTATCCACGCCGACCTGGTCATCGTGGTGGCCTGCACGGACCCGGACAAGGGGGCTCAGGGTTTCAGCCTGCTGGTCGTCGAACGGGGGATGGCGGGTTTCGAACGCGGCCGCCATCTCGACAAGATCGGGCTCGACGCGCAGGACACCGCGGAGCTGTCGTTCACCGATGTGAAGGTGCCCGTGGAGAACCTGCTCGGTCAGGAAGGGCTCGGCTTCATCTATCTGATGCAGAACCTGCCGCAGGAGCGGATCAGCATCGCCGTCATGGCGGCCGCCGCGATGGAGGCGACCCTGGAGGCGACGCTGCAGTACACCAAGGAGCGCAAGGCGTTCGGCAAGCCGATCGGCAGCTTTCAGAACAACCGATTCGTGCTCGCCGAACTGGCCACCGAGGCCACCGCGGTGCGGATCATGGTCGACGAGTTCATCCGCCTGCACCTGGACCGCAAGCTGACCGTCGACCAGGCGGCGATGGCCAAGTGGTACTCCACCGAGGCTCAGGTCCGGCTGGTCGATCGCTGCCTGCAGCTGCACGGCGGCTACGGCTATATGCGTGAGTACCCCATTGCCAAGGCCTTCCTGGATTCCAGGATCCAGACCATCTACGGCGGTACCACCGAGATCATGAAGGAGATCATCGGCCGCGGCCTGGGCGTCTGAGGTTCGATGCCGACGCGCCGCGGGCCCGACACGCATTCGCTACAGGTCGCGATATCCCACGAGATGACGCCCCGCTGACGCAAAGTTGACGAAAGCGATACTTTTCTCATGCTTTGCACACGTTGGGGAGGACCGATGACCAGGCAGCGAACCCGGCTGCGTACCGCCGCCGGGCGCGCGTTGCTAGGGCTGGCGGCGCCGATGATGGTGGTGGCCGGCGTGCTGGCAATGGTGCTCGCGGCACCGGCGTCGGCCACGCCCGAGAGCGACGCCGACGCAGCGATCAGCGCCGCGTGGGACGATGCCGGTGGCGACACCGGACCCCTGGGTGGCAAGGACGGCGACGTCTACGCCGTCGGTGCGGGCTTCGGGCAGAACTTCGCCGGAGGCAAGATCTTCTTCACTCCGCAGACCGGTGCGCACATCATGGCCGGCGCGATCCTGGACAAATACCAGTCTCTGGGCGGTCCCGCGGACAGCGACCTGGGTTTTCCGACGATCGATGAGGGACCGGGCCGCGCGCCCGGCAGTCGCAACACCACCTTCAGTGCGGCGGACAACCCCGTCATCTTCTGGACACCGGACAACGGAGCCAGGGTGGTGCGCGGGGCGATCAACGCCGCGTGGGACAAACTCGGCGGATCCGCCGCGGTGCTCGGAGTGCCCACCGGGGATGAGATCTCGCGCGGGGAGGTGATCTCCCAGCAGTTCACCGGCGGTGAGGTGTCGTGGAACCGGAAGACCAAGGCCTTCACCACGACGCCGCCCGAACTCGCCGATCAACTCGCCGGCCTGGAGGTCCCGTCCGACGCCACTTCGGAGATCGCGGCGGCCCGCCGCGCTGCCGGTGGAGCGCTGGGTCCGCTCGGCGCCCCGGACGGCGGTCAGTACGCCATCGGTTCCGACGGTGTCGGCCAGAACTACGCCGGCGGCAAGATCTTCTACAGCCCGGCCACCGGCGCCGATGTCGTCACCGGTCAGGTGCTGGCCAAGTACGAGAGCGTCGGCGGACCCACCGGCGATCTCGGCTTCCCGACCGCCAGCGAATCCGACGGCGGGCTGGCCCCGGCCAGCCGGTTCGTGCCGTTCGCCGCCGCGGACAAGCCCGTCATCTTCTGGACTCCCGACTTCGGCGCCGTGATCGTCCGTGGTGCCATG includes:
- a CDS encoding thiolase family protein, producing the protein MGLRGEAAIVGFHELPATRRPAGAPEFILEQWARLAAAAIADAGLSADQVDGLVTCGVMESQLFVPSTVAEYLGLAVNFAEIVDLGGASGAAMVWRAAAAIELGICQAVLCAIPANYLTPMSAQRPYDPGDALYFGASSFRYGSPQAEFEIPYGYLGQNGPYAQVAQMYAAAYGYDESAMAKIVVDQRVNANHTPGAVFKDKPLTIAEVLDSPIIASPLHMLEIVMPCMGGSAVLVTSAELARKSRHRPVWVKGFGERVPYKSPVYAADPLQTPMVKVAGSAFGMAELTPADMDMVSIYDCYTITALLTLEDAGFCEKGKGMQFVTDHDLTFRGDFPMNTAGGQLGYGQPGNAGGMHHICDAARQLMGRAGQTQVPDCHRAFVSGNGGVLSEQEALVLEGD
- a CDS encoding TetR/AcrR family transcriptional regulator, producing the protein MTASTDLPGYKQARRSQIVAAALAALKVHDYEQIQMRDVAVAADVALGTLYRYFSSKEHVYAAVLMEWAQPVFDDTARDDRPAERRVRQKVRNIITSFERWPAFFKVCMLLQNTTDANAQPLMQQFAETAQRTLAADFASLGHQESFDTAIMLWGIVSTMLSGTIHNGYPIGDAYRVADAFIDLVAPRLPADQRSATTGG
- a CDS encoding Zn-ribbon domain-containing OB-fold protein translates to MTIPLSRPLPLATPTSAPFWEGLRRHEIWIQYSPSSGAYVFYPRVLAPGTLADDLEWRQISGAGTVVSFAVAQRPVAPQFADAVPHLLGVVQWREGPRLATEFVGIDADELRVGMPVTPVFTDIPGDEPDAGVTLLHYTAG
- a CDS encoding acyl-CoA dehydrogenase family protein, with the translated sequence MGVVKFERTLFEPEHDLFRESYRAFLDRHAAPFQEEWEKAKIVDREVWREAGKQGFLGMAVPEEYGGGGNPDFRYNVVVTEETSAGRHSGLGFTLQNDVIAPYFLELADEEQKKRWLPGFCSGELIAAIAMTEPGTGSDLQGIKTRAVKHGDHYVLNGAKTFITNGIHADLVIVVACTDPDKGAQGFSLLVVERGMAGFERGRHLDKIGLDAQDTAELSFTDVKVPVENLLGQEGLGFIYLMQNLPQERISIAVMAAAAMEATLEATLQYTKERKAFGKPIGSFQNNRFVLAELATEATAVRIMVDEFIRLHLDRKLTVDQAAMAKWYSTEAQVRLVDRCLQLHGGYGYMREYPIAKAFLDSRIQTIYGGTTEIMKEIIGRGLGV
- a CDS encoding molybdopterin guanine dinucleotide-containing S/N-oxide reductase, encoding MSRASHSHWGAFTAELHAGDISAVTPMATDTDPSPLLANLPGSLRHRARVAGPAVRRGWLDDGPGPSGARGADEFVAVTWDELTELLADELRRVIDIHGNEAIYGGSYGWASAGRFHHAQSQVHRFLKLLGGYTSSRHSYSLGATGVIMPRVVGTHDDLFKRSTGWDVIVEHTELLVCFGGVALKNTGINHGGTTAHPARAALRRFRDRGGHIVSFSPLRDDVEGDYEWHAPVPGTDVAIMLALAHVLATENLADREFLDTYCTGYDRFERYLLGSDDGVPKSPAWASALSGLPAETITALARRMAAARTLVTVSWSLQRIRHGEQAPWMGLTLAAMLGQIGLPGGGFGHGYGSMNEPGLAPLRYRLPVLPQGPNPVSTFIPVAAISDMLLHPGQEYDYNGQRLTYPDIRLVYWAGGNPFHHHQNIPRLRRALARPDTVVVHDPYWTAMAKHADIVVPSTTAYEREDYSGSRNDPLLVAMRALTEPYAASRDDYDTFAALAERLGVGDQFTQGRTARQWLQHMYEKWAAGLDFAAPTFDQFWADGQLRLPTEPGLTLLSDFRADPHTHRLNTPSGRIEIFSADIDGFGYADCVGHPAWFEPTEWLGGARAASFPLHLLANQPASRLHSQLDTGALSQGSKVSGREPIRMHPEDAAERGVTDGDVVRVYNDRGACLAGVVTDAGVRPRAVQLSTGAWFDPLDPADPDALCVHGNPNVLTDDVGTSALARGCTGAHVLVQVEKFAGPLPPVRAHQPPVVAER
- a CDS encoding acyl-CoA dehydrogenase, with product MALALTDEQVQITDAMAGFAARHGGLELTRSQFDELAAGGRPGFWAALVDQGLHAVHLPEHIGGQGGGLAEAACVIDAAGYGLLPGALLPTVIAGAVAATAEPGTGTERLLGDIVAGHPATLILPQAGQLRAAAIDGGWSLSGAVGPEIGLCGAERVIVSAGTDSGALHWFVLDTATAGVHVAAQTPTDLTRDVGVLQIDGVRVGVDDLLTGIDAVRARCIAVSLLAAEAAGIARWCVDNVVAYLKVREQFGRPIGSFQALQHKAAMLFINSELAAASAWDAVRAADQPVPQHHIAAAGAAIVAVCRLPELVVDALTMFGAIGYTWEHDLHLYWKRAISLAAAVGSRSEWAHALGDPSWPGRDFSIEIDDVEPDFRAIVASALDRAAQLSNDTPGRQNPEYAEFWTGPQRTALADTGLVAPYLPAPWGLDASPVQQLIIDEEFEKRPNLVRPSLGIAQWILPTVLAAGSDAQRSQFADPTLRGEIGWCQLFSEPGAGSDLASLSTRATKTDGGWLVNGQKVWTSSAQRADWGALLARTDPDAKKHKGIGYFLVDMTTPGIRVRPLRTASGEEHFNEVFFDDVFVPDAMLVGEPTAGWSHALATMANERVAIGAYIKLDKESELRTLASRSGADAGAVRQALGEVRAGSNAIGALAVRDTLNRLAGHGPGPASSVGKVATAQIVRRVTADALAFSGRAAMVGGGEHSAVAQSLMMPAEVIGGGTVEIQLNIIATMILGLPKN